A stretch of Nonomuraea africana DNA encodes these proteins:
- a CDS encoding methyltransferase, with translation MPDVHWNEAGRELSAGWRSPEPPPSRLVAADDTTRADTAHRLAREGVALVWRGDFHNARQLLRALARRADRQPPPADFHAYRQARARKAVLLGRLLVPLSEELTVPLRRAPDVRRACLEAYGPAEGPTLVPLTELLGVIGAHEWRRKGVAVPALGARIHPHYGVFSPVRGEYVDLVARAPLPARTAAFDIGTGTGVLAALLARRGVERVVATDLDERAVACARDNLSRLGLSGRVEVARRDLFPEGRAPLVVCNPPWLPVRPGTRRDQAVYDPEGRMLRGFLGELTHHLEPDGEGWLILSDLAEHLGLHSRQELLTSFAEAGLRVAGRLDIAPRHPRARDGADPLHRARAAEVTSLWRLKR, from the coding sequence GTGCCCGACGTCCACTGGAACGAAGCAGGCCGCGAACTGTCGGCAGGGTGGCGCTCACCCGAGCCGCCGCCGTCGCGCCTGGTCGCCGCCGACGACACGACGCGAGCCGACACCGCCCATCGCCTGGCCCGTGAGGGTGTCGCGCTGGTGTGGCGCGGCGACTTCCACAACGCCAGACAGCTCCTGCGCGCGCTGGCCCGCAGGGCCGACAGGCAGCCGCCGCCGGCCGACTTCCACGCCTACCGGCAGGCCCGCGCCAGGAAGGCCGTGCTACTGGGCAGGCTGCTGGTGCCGCTGTCGGAGGAGCTGACCGTGCCGCTGCGCAGGGCCCCCGACGTACGGCGTGCCTGCCTGGAGGCGTACGGCCCGGCCGAGGGGCCCACGCTCGTCCCGCTCACCGAGCTGCTCGGCGTGATCGGCGCGCACGAGTGGCGCAGGAAGGGCGTGGCGGTGCCCGCGCTCGGCGCGCGCATCCACCCGCACTACGGCGTCTTCTCCCCGGTCCGCGGAGAATACGTCGACCTGGTGGCCCGCGCGCCGCTGCCGGCGCGCACGGCCGCCTTCGACATCGGCACCGGCACCGGCGTGCTGGCCGCGCTGCTGGCCAGGAGAGGCGTCGAGCGCGTGGTGGCCACCGACCTCGACGAGCGGGCCGTCGCGTGCGCCCGCGACAACCTCTCGCGCCTCGGCCTGTCCGGCCGGGTCGAGGTGGCCAGGCGCGACCTGTTCCCCGAGGGCCGCGCGCCGCTGGTGGTGTGCAATCCCCCGTGGCTGCCCGTACGGCCCGGCACCCGGCGCGACCAGGCCGTCTACGACCCAGAGGGCCGGATGCTCCGCGGCTTCCTCGGCGAGCTGACCCACCACCTCGAACCGGACGGCGAGGGCTGGCTGATCCTGTCGGACCTCGCCGAGCACCTCGGCCTGCACAGCAGGCAGGAGCTGCTGACCTCCTTCGCCGAGGCGGGACTGCGGGTCGCGGGCCGCCTGGACATCGCGCCCAGGCATCCGCGGGCCCGTGACGGCGCCGATCCCCTGCACCGGGCGAGGGCCGCGGAGGTGACGAGCCTGTGGCGGCTGAAGCGCTGA